The following are encoded in a window of Methanobrevibacter ruminantium M1 genomic DNA:
- a CDS encoding metal-dependent transcriptional regulator: MEKSEIEHYLRDIWVREYERGEKLVVDEFNADDIELLAKKEYIKTDDGFVNLTENGEYLGRSLVRKHRIAEKVVADLFLADMDEMEELADQIEHVMSAEVEENICRILGNPENCPHNNPIPKGDTTPGISKEYSVPLVSCHSGESGEVSHIKTEDARKLRKIMNLGLIPGSRICLIQKFPNYVFQLGNTQLAVDKELANEIFIKLDE, encoded by the coding sequence ATGGAAAAAAGTGAAATAGAACATTATTTACGAGATATCTGGGTTAGAGAATATGAAAGAGGAGAAAAGCTAGTTGTAGATGAATTCAATGCTGATGATATAGAATTATTAGCTAAAAAAGAATATATCAAAACAGATGATGGCTTTGTCAATCTGACTGAAAATGGAGAATATTTGGGAAGATCCCTTGTTAGAAAGCATAGGATAGCTGAAAAAGTGGTTGCCGACTTGTTTTTAGCAGATATGGATGAGATGGAAGAGTTGGCAGACCAAATCGAGCACGTTATGAGTGCAGAGGTTGAAGAGAACATCTGCCGAATCTTGGGAAACCCTGAAAACTGTCCTCATAATAACCCGATTCCTAAGGGGGACACTACTCCTGGCATAAGCAAGGAATATTCTGTTCCTTTGGTCTCCTGCCATAGCGGAGAGTCTGGAGAGGTATCCCATATCAAAACAGAGGACGCCCGTAAATTAAGAAAGATCATGAATCTTGGTCTTATTCCAGGCTCTAGAATCTGTCTTATTCAAAAGTTTCCAAATTATGTCTTCCAATTGGGAAACACTCAATTGGCAGTTGACAAGGAATTGGCTAACGAAATATTTATTAAACTAGATGAATAA
- a CDS encoding DUF3800 domain-containing protein, with amino-acid sequence MSYIFIDESGDLGTKKSSSKYFVMAGIKVEDSQKLDRVIRKIKRDDKKNIITSNEIKGSNLPHDIKIKILKKLDSVNYQVFIIIFEKINRYKVNDGYDNIKLYDLLACELAKQIDISSSSKIFIDKSKNKKEEIVNFNKAFLENLNNFKKFPIKLEHANSMSYKGLQIADLISWAIFQSVEHNNNEFIDLIKNKKIKRVFEEKKNL; translated from the coding sequence ATGTCTTATATTTTTATTGATGAAAGCGGGGATTTGGGAACTAAAAAATCAAGCTCCAAATACTTTGTGATGGCTGGAATAAAAGTTGAAGATTCTCAAAAATTAGATAGAGTTATCAGAAAAATCAAAAGAGATGATAAAAAAAATATCATTACTTCTAATGAAATTAAAGGTTCCAATTTACCTCATGACATAAAAATTAAAATTTTAAAAAAATTAGATAGTGTTAATTATCAAGTTTTTATAATTATTTTTGAAAAAATCAATAGGTATAAAGTTAATGATGGTTATGACAATATTAAATTGTATGATCTTTTGGCTTGCGAACTAGCTAAACAAATTGATATAAGTAGTTCTTCTAAAATCTTTATTGATAAATCAAAAAATAAAAAAGAAGAAATAGTTAATTTCAATAAAGCATTTTTGGAAAATCTGAATAACTTTAAAAAATTTCCTATAAAACTAGAACATGCCAATTCAATGAGTTATAAAGGTTTACAAATAGCAGATCTTATTTCTTGGGCTATTTTTCAAAGTGTTGAACACAACAATAATGAATTTATAGATTTAATAAAAAATAAAAAAATAAAAAGAGTATTTGAAGAAAAGAAGAACCTATAG
- a CDS encoding TIR domain-containing protein, producing MQLDFNHVLTRISDYEKPIVLNHDVVLTRSEAHQFKKGIEIKRDNIVIDGNGHSIDARGKNRIFNVLSKNVVIKNFTFKNGFSEKFGGAIRVAGECKLINCTFENNRAKKGGNDISNGSELSICHCNFSDADGSINNLGTIYLLKDEEHEIKPLISNNGEIKRIIPKHDVSFLINGDKDHIKGALIRIGDKSGFSNDEGACVLEGIEEGKHSLEVSAEHYISFNGNIDVSENNVLFDIQLERLIQRHDIKILVKHKGEPVSDAIVSVGGIKGSTDENGECIFDDVEEGEISVKVNSNEYENQKYTITVSDNKTTFPINLGFTHLITPFPASDEDPYIFASYSHDDANRVFLELKRFHDCGLNIWYDEGIESGLGWQGVVESKLKACTLFIAFISANAVESINVRREIFLAINKKIPVVPIYLEKTELQYGLDLQLSPVQAILKYAMTEEFYVERCRRAFVMYGLMDEE from the coding sequence ATGCAATTGGATTTTAACCATGTCTTAACTCGGATTTCAGATTATGAAAAGCCTATTGTCTTGAATCATGATGTTGTTTTAACAAGGTCTGAAGCCCATCAATTTAAGAAGGGAATAGAAATCAAGCGTGATAATATAGTTATTGATGGAAATGGCCATTCCATTGATGCAAGGGGCAAAAACCGTATTTTCAATGTGCTCTCTAAAAATGTAGTCATAAAGAATTTCACCTTTAAGAACGGATTTTCTGAAAAGTTTGGAGGAGCAATCAGAGTTGCAGGGGAATGTAAGCTCATAAATTGCACTTTTGAGAATAATCGTGCAAAAAAAGGAGGAAATGACATTTCTAACGGCTCTGAATTAAGCATCTGCCATTGTAATTTTTCAGATGCTGATGGTTCAATCAATAATTTAGGTACAATATATCTTTTAAAGGATGAGGAACATGAGATAAAGCCTCTTATTTCTAATAATGGTGAAATTAAAAGAATCATTCCAAAGCATGATGTCTCTTTTCTTATAAATGGTGATAAGGACCATATAAAGGGCGCCCTTATTAGGATAGGGGATAAAAGCGGATTTTCCAATGATGAGGGAGCATGTGTTTTAGAAGGAATCGAAGAGGGAAAACATTCGCTAGAGGTATCTGCTGAGCATTACATCTCATTTAATGGAAATATTGATGTTTCAGAAAATAATGTCCTTTTTGACATTCAGCTAGAGAGACTGATTCAAAGGCATGACATTAAAATTTTAGTTAAGCATAAGGGTGAGCCTGTCAGTGATGCAATTGTTAGCGTTGGCGGCATAAAGGGCTCTACAGATGAAAATGGAGAATGCATCTTTGATGATGTAGAGGAAGGAGAAATATCTGTAAAGGTAAATTCCAATGAATATGAGAATCAGAAGTATACCATCACTGTCTCTGATAATAAAACAACCTTCCCTATTAATTTGGGATTCACTCATTTGATAACTCCATTCCCTGCAAGTGATGAGGATCCTTATATATTTGCCAGCTATTCTCATGATGATGCAAACAGGGTTTTTCTAGAGCTAAAGCGCTTTCATGATTGTGGCTTAAATATTTGGTATGATGAGGGCATTGAATCAGGACTTGGTTGGCAAGGTGTTGTTGAGAGTAAGTTAAAGGCTTGCACTCTTTTTATTGCATTTATTTCAGCTAATGCTGTGGAATCAATTAATGTAAGGCGAGAAATCTTTTTAGCTATTAATAAGAAGATTCCGGTTGTTCCAATATATCTTGAAAAGACTGAATTGCAGTATGGTCTTGATTTGCAGCTGTCTCCAGTACAGGCAATTTTGAAATATGCCATGACTGAAGAGTTTTATGTGGAAAGATGCAGAAGGGCCTTTGTAATGTATGGATTGATGGATGAGGAATAG
- the feoB gene encoding ferrous iron transport protein B, with protein sequence MSESITPNGGAKYSNNKNKALASKKGNDSYYKNVLLIGSPNVGKSLTFNKLTGMTAMVSNYPGTTVDIDEGNFTYENKTVHITDPPGLYDLNTITEEERVAKLLVLDKRFDLMVHVVDAKNIEKSIDLTLQLIDAGKEVILVLNMMDELEKMGATVDAPSLSHELGIPVVLTAAAQNRGLDDLKHTIVNYDSIENQILSESKTLLDVDYGRSIEIAISEIQRNIKGNYPVSKRYLAVSLLEGDEDSEDLLMESEDWDNLSQVIGAQKAKFDQPVKYLTKLRLADYAKHIKSSFTTIDSVNIQDTDSLGEKLSRIMIHPFYGLIILACVLFFGLYLIVGVLGAGILVDFLENTIFGQYINPAVTSVVVQYIPWVPIQNLFVGEYGIVTLGLTYGFGIILPIVSLFFIVFSILEDSGYLPRLALLVDNGFKRIGLSGRSVIPFVLAVGCGSMATMVTRTLETKRERNIATMLMALTIPCSAQLGVIMALLSARPRSIWIWLAVIVFNFVVIGYLAKRFVPGAQPSFFMELPPLRWPKLSHIAKKTWTRLVMYIKELIPIFILISVIIWALDLVGIFQWIIACVTPIVNAIGLPGSTSSSFVLGFFRRDFGAAGLMTIQNQLTGVQLLVASVTLTLFLPCVAQLMIMIKERGVKLAGLIAVMSIVLAFSMGFIVNFILTSLNVVL encoded by the coding sequence ATGAGTGAAAGTATTACTCCTAATGGTGGGGCTAAATATTCAAATAATAAAAACAAAGCCCTTGCCAGCAAGAAAGGCAATGATTCCTACTATAAAAATGTCCTTTTGATAGGAAGTCCCAATGTAGGCAAAAGCCTGACATTCAATAAGCTGACTGGAATGACAGCTATGGTTTCCAATTATCCTGGAACCACTGTGGATATCGATGAGGGCAATTTCACATATGAAAACAAGACAGTTCATATAACAGACCCTCCAGGGCTTTATGATCTAAACACAATAACCGAAGAGGAACGTGTAGCCAAGCTATTGGTATTGGACAAACGCTTTGACTTGATGGTTCATGTTGTGGATGCAAAGAACATAGAAAAGTCAATAGACCTTACCTTGCAGCTTATAGATGCCGGAAAGGAAGTTATCCTTGTATTGAACATGATGGATGAGCTTGAGAAAATGGGTGCAACTGTAGATGCCCCGTCATTGTCCCATGAGCTTGGAATTCCAGTTGTGCTTACTGCAGCTGCCCAAAACCGAGGATTGGATGACTTGAAGCATACAATCGTAAACTATGATTCAATAGAGAATCAAATCTTAAGCGAGTCTAAGACATTGTTGGATGTCGATTATGGAAGGTCAATTGAAATAGCAATCTCTGAGATTCAAAGAAATATCAAAGGGAATTATCCGGTTTCCAAAAGGTATCTTGCAGTTTCTCTTCTTGAAGGTGATGAGGACAGCGAAGACCTTCTAATGGAAAGTGAGGATTGGGATAATCTATCCCAGGTCATTGGTGCTCAAAAGGCAAAATTCGACCAGCCTGTCAAGTATCTGACTAAGTTGCGTCTTGCAGACTATGCAAAACATATAAAGTCAAGTTTTACAACAATAGACAGCGTAAACATTCAGGATACCGACAGCCTTGGAGAAAAGCTAAGCAGAATCATGATCCATCCATTCTATGGTCTTATCATACTTGCCTGTGTTTTGTTCTTTGGCCTTTATCTTATTGTAGGAGTTCTTGGTGCTGGAATTCTTGTGGATTTCCTTGAAAACACCATATTCGGCCAGTACATAAACCCTGCTGTAACATCTGTGGTCGTTCAATACATTCCATGGGTTCCTATACAGAACCTTTTTGTAGGGGAATACGGTATTGTGACACTTGGTTTGACCTATGGGTTCGGAATCATTCTCCCTATCGTGTCCCTTTTCTTCATTGTATTTTCAATATTGGAGGACAGCGGATACCTGCCAAGGCTGGCTCTTCTTGTGGATAACGGATTTAAAAGAATAGGATTAAGCGGAAGAAGCGTAATTCCTTTTGTTCTTGCTGTTGGATGCGGAAGCATGGCTACAATGGTGACAAGAACATTGGAGACCAAAAGGGAGCGAAACATTGCAACAATGCTTATGGCTCTTACAATCCCTTGCTCTGCACAGCTTGGGGTAATCATGGCCTTATTGTCTGCAAGGCCAAGGTCAATCTGGATTTGGCTTGCTGTGATTGTCTTTAATTTTGTCGTTATAGGATATCTTGCAAAGAGATTCGTTCCAGGGGCACAGCCAAGCTTCTTTATGGAATTGCCTCCCCTCAGATGGCCTAAGCTCTCTCACATTGCAAAGAAGACTTGGACACGTCTTGTTATGTATATTAAAGAACTGATTCCAATATTTATTCTAATAAGTGTAATCATTTGGGCTCTTGACTTGGTCGGTATTTTCCAATGGATAATTGCTTGTGTAACTCCAATCGTTAATGCAATAGGTCTTCCAGGCTCAACAAGTTCCTCATTTGTCCTTGGATTCTTTAGAAGGGACTTTGGAGCAGCTGGACTAATGACAATCCAAAATCAATTGACTGGAGTTCAATTGCTTGTTGCATCTGTTACCTTGACATTGTTCCTCCCTTGCGTTGCACAGCTTATGATCATGATAAAGGAAAGAGGGGTAAAACTTGCTGGTCTTATAGCTGTTATGAGCATAGTTCTAGCATTCAGCATGGGTTTTATTGTCAATTTCATATTGACTAGCTTGAATGTGGTCTTATAG
- a CDS encoding NAD(P)/FAD-dependent oxidoreductase, giving the protein MIETDVLVIGAGPAGSAAAKHAALGGADVILIDKKSEIGTPKRCAEGIYDHGLKWLGIEPDPAWAVQRINGGTLIAPDKTRLTLDETILPEKGYIIERKVFDKYMAMDAARAGAQIMVKTQAKSIQRGEDSKGSFYTVDCEQMGEIIEVKARIVIAADGPESRVAKAFGVNSTTKPKYMMSGVQYEMVGVNCERMDLIELHLGAFAGGGYAWVFPKGDDIANVGIGISSESDRPAIDYLNEFIESYPPLKDAKPVELNVGGDPIGGLIGQIYSDNLLVCGDAAGQVDPITGGGIILGMLGGMTAGQVASRAIKDGDYSKERLKEYDELYDEYTQGAIPKLAVGRDVYLSLSDDDLNQIIHAFEGLDYKSMSPKDILKVFFKLSPRLALKFRKLFKVVL; this is encoded by the coding sequence ATGATAGAAACTGATGTTTTGGTAATAGGTGCAGGTCCTGCAGGCTCTGCTGCTGCAAAGCATGCAGCCTTAGGAGGGGCTGATGTTATTCTAATCGATAAGAAGTCTGAAATAGGAACTCCTAAGAGATGTGCCGAAGGCATCTATGACCATGGACTTAAATGGCTGGGGATTGAGCCGGACCCTGCATGGGCTGTTCAAAGAATAAACGGAGGAACCCTTATTGCTCCGGATAAAACAAGACTTACCCTTGATGAGACAATTCTGCCTGAAAAGGGCTATATCATAGAGAGAAAGGTCTTTGACAAGTATATGGCTATGGATGCAGCCAGGGCTGGCGCTCAGATTATGGTGAAGACTCAAGCAAAGTCCATTCAAAGGGGTGAAGATTCCAAAGGCTCATTTTATACTGTTGACTGTGAGCAGATGGGAGAAATCATTGAAGTGAAGGCAAGAATAGTGATAGCTGCAGACGGTCCTGAATCACGTGTAGCTAAGGCATTTGGCGTAAATTCAACTACAAAACCAAAGTATATGATGTCTGGTGTCCAATATGAGATGGTTGGGGTCAACTGTGAGCGTATGGATTTGATAGAGCTTCATTTAGGTGCCTTTGCAGGTGGAGGATATGCTTGGGTATTTCCTAAGGGAGATGACATTGCAAATGTTGGGATAGGAATATCAAGCGAAAGCGATAGGCCTGCAATTGACTATCTCAACGAATTCATTGAATCCTATCCTCCATTGAAGGATGCAAAGCCGGTTGAGCTTAATGTAGGAGGAGACCCTATCGGAGGATTGATAGGCCAGATTTATTCTGATAACTTGCTTGTTTGCGGAGACGCTGCAGGTCAGGTGGATCCGATAACAGGAGGGGGAATAATCCTTGGAATGCTTGGAGGCATGACTGCAGGCCAGGTTGCATCAAGAGCAATCAAGGATGGCGATTATTCCAAGGAAAGGTTAAAGGAATATGATGAATTGTATGATGAATATACTCAAGGTGCAATTCCTAAATTGGCAGTTGGCCGTGATGTATATCTTTCATTAAGCGATGATGACTTAAACCAGATCATTCATGCATTTGAAGGTCTTGATTATAAGAGCATGAGCCCAAAGGATATTTTAAAGGTCTTCTTTAAACTGTCTCCAAGACTTGCATTGAAGTTTAGGAAGTTGTTTAAGGTTGTGCTCTAA
- a CDS encoding ArsR/SmtB family transcription factor, producing the protein MKDYKEPTNDNHNDDLCEVFHPHEESIERAKKHVLSEEEYSDLAEFFKIFGNPTRLKIISLLSFEDLCVCDICESLGLNQNAVSNQLRILRAHNIVKFEKEGKSARYSLTDLHVEMIYKMGLEHMTE; encoded by the coding sequence ATGAAAGATTATAAGGAGCCTACAAACGACAATCATAATGACGATTTATGTGAAGTGTTTCATCCTCATGAGGAATCAATAGAGCGTGCAAAGAAGCATGTTCTCTCTGAAGAGGAATATTCTGATTTGGCTGAATTCTTTAAGATCTTTGGAAATCCTACAAGGCTTAAGATTATATCCCTTTTAAGCTTTGAGGACCTATGTGTATGTGACATCTGCGAATCATTAGGATTGAACCAGAATGCAGTGTCCAATCAATTGAGAATATTGCGTGCACATAATATTGTAAAGTTTGAAAAGGAAGGAAAGTCAGCAAGGTATTCATTGACAGACCTTCATGTTGAAATGATTTATAAGATGGGCTTAGAGCATATGACTGAATAA
- a CDS encoding 4Fe-4S binding protein: protein MAKVTSIFFSPSETTKKVVNQIAENFKEEKSICDLLYFNDKKEFESDDIVIVGMPVFAGRLPKTASERLSKLTGNNTKAIAVANYGNAHVNDALIELVDILNENNFDVIAAASTVSHHSIFDGVALGRPDEDDIEKINDFAQKAIEKIENGGSLESDIPGNRPYTDYKQLPFVVACDVDKCVFCLECVSVCPEKAIPDDDPADIDLEICSRCTACINICPEDARSFAGDAFLSKKPLFEEANAERKEPEFYF, encoded by the coding sequence ATGGCAAAAGTGACAAGCATATTTTTCTCTCCATCAGAGACTACAAAAAAAGTTGTAAATCAGATAGCAGAGAACTTCAAAGAGGAAAAATCAATTTGCGACTTATTATATTTCAATGATAAAAAGGAATTTGAGTCCGATGATATAGTTATTGTAGGAATGCCTGTATTTGCAGGAAGACTTCCAAAGACTGCTTCAGAAAGACTATCAAAGCTAACCGGTAATAATACAAAGGCAATTGCTGTTGCAAACTATGGAAATGCTCATGTTAATGATGCATTGATAGAGCTTGTTGACATTCTTAATGAAAACAATTTTGATGTGATTGCAGCGGCTTCCACTGTCAGCCATCATTCCATCTTTGATGGTGTTGCGTTAGGAAGGCCAGATGAAGATGACATTGAAAAGATTAATGACTTTGCCCAAAAGGCAATTGAAAAAATAGAAAATGGAGGCTCCCTTGAATCAGATATTCCAGGAAACAGGCCTTATACAGATTATAAGCAGCTTCCATTTGTTGTGGCATGCGATGTGGATAAATGCGTATTCTGTCTTGAATGTGTTTCAGTATGTCCTGAGAAGGCCATTCCAGATGATGACCCTGCCGATATCGACCTTGAGATATGCTCAAGATGCACTGCATGCATAAACATATGTCCAGAGGATGCAAGATCATTTGCTGGAGATGCTTTCCTATCTAAAAAGCCACTATTTGAAGAGGCAAATGCAGAAAGGAAAGAGCCTGAATTTTATTTCTAA
- a CDS encoding HisA/HisF family protein: MLEIIPVIDLMNSVAVSGKSGNRETYTPLQTIYASSSDPLEIALSLKSAGAKEMYIADLDFIERNGNNNIFKIKEVNSVLPVILDVGVDKLETFEFLLEFAYKIIVATETLESIEELGKIFEKYPKERIIVSVDVKNNELYAKNMDLDLEGFKEVLRRIDPNEIILLDISSVGTEGGFNKPLLESFEEFKDKIILGGGITPDEISQLDALGIRKALVGTALHKGQIRLNPF, from the coding sequence ATGTTAGAAATAATTCCTGTAATTGATTTAATGAATTCTGTAGCGGTTTCTGGTAAAAGTGGAAACAGAGAAACTTACACTCCTCTTCAAACTATATATGCGTCATCATCTGATCCATTGGAAATTGCACTTTCACTTAAGAGTGCAGGTGCAAAGGAGATGTATATTGCAGATTTGGATTTCATTGAAAGAAACGGAAACAACAATATCTTCAAGATAAAGGAAGTTAACAGTGTATTGCCTGTAATCCTTGATGTAGGAGTCGACAAGCTTGAAACATTTGAGTTTCTCCTTGAATTTGCATATAAGATAATAGTCGCTACCGAAACCCTTGAATCAATAGAGGAACTTGGGAAGATATTTGAAAAGTACCCTAAGGAGAGAATCATTGTAAGCGTTGATGTCAAGAACAATGAGCTCTATGCAAAGAATATGGATCTTGACCTTGAAGGATTCAAGGAAGTCTTAAGACGAATCGATCCTAATGAGATAATATTGCTTGACATCAGTTCAGTAGGAACAGAAGGTGGATTCAATAAGCCTCTCTTGGAATCATTTGAAGAGTTTAAGGACAAGATAATCCTTGGTGGCGGAATCACTCCAGATGAAATAAGTCAATTGGATGCCTTGGGAATCAGGAAGGCATTGGTTGGAACTGCATTGCATAAGGGACAAATCAGATTAAATCCTTTTTAA
- the rpl37A gene encoding 50S ribosomal protein L37Ae: protein MARTKKVGITGRFGARYGRKAKRSVKNIEENMKKKHVCPKCDRPYVKRVSAGIWECKKCGVVFTGGAYVPETPMAKSATRSIKRVVGGE from the coding sequence ATGGCTAGAACAAAAAAAGTAGGAATAACTGGTAGATTCGGTGCTAGATACGGAAGAAAAGCAAAAAGATCTGTAAAGAACATTGAAGAAAACATGAAAAAGAAACATGTATGTCCTAAATGTGACAGACCTTATGTTAAAAGAGTAAGCGCTGGAATCTGGGAATGTAAAAAATGTGGTGTAGTATTCACCGGAGGAGCTTACGTACCTGAAACTCCTATGGCTAAATCTGCAACCCGTAGTATTAAAAGAGTTGTTGGGGGAGAATAA
- a CDS encoding prefoldin subunit beta translates to MEIPQNVQHQLNQFQQLQQQAQAVTVQKQNVDIQLRETETALDELKKTPEDAEVYKSAGNLLIKVERASTLEDLEDKVETLKLRQQTMQRQEERVMKKLEEMQASIQQAMQGLQG, encoded by the coding sequence ATGGAAATTCCACAAAATGTACAACATCAATTAAATCAATTCCAACAATTACAACAACAAGCTCAAGCTGTTACCGTTCAAAAGCAAAATGTAGACATCCAATTAAGAGAAACAGAAACAGCTCTCGACGAACTCAAGAAAACTCCAGAAGATGCTGAAGTCTACAAATCCGCAGGTAACTTACTCATTAAGGTTGAACGTGCAAGCACTTTAGAAGATCTTGAAGACAAGGTTGAAACTCTTAAGTTAAGACAGCAAACCATGCAACGTCAAGAAGAAAGAGTCATGAAAAAGCTTGAAGAGATGCAAGCATCCATTCAACAAGCTATGCAAGGCTTACAGGGATAG
- a CDS encoding DNA-directed RNA polymerase subunit P has product MYKCPECGEEVDHKGYMENKCPKCRYRILFKKVPEVRKLVKAR; this is encoded by the coding sequence TTGTATAAATGTCCAGAATGTGGCGAAGAAGTCGACCATAAAGGATACATGGAAAATAAATGTCCTAAATGTAGATATAGGATTTTATTTAAGAAAGTTCCTGAAGTTAGAAAACTCGTTAAAGCAAGGTAG
- a CDS encoding Brix domain-containing protein, protein MLISTSRKPSQKTRTFCKNFSHAFGFDYTNRGKSSLRDLLVKAKQLGHDGLVLVYQIKGNPSKLTFYDLEENERLALLISVNTTNERLHIKPEELKIRSTVPELDILAEVLGIEVTKEPQDSNYIRISYADYDDESNFAILYFINKKGEQIDFRINVKKIVEP, encoded by the coding sequence ATGCTTATTTCCACATCAAGAAAACCTTCACAGAAAACAAGAACCTTTTGCAAGAATTTCTCACATGCATTTGGCTTTGACTATACAAACAGAGGCAAAAGCAGCTTAAGGGATTTGCTTGTAAAGGCCAAGCAACTAGGTCACGACGGTCTCGTTTTGGTCTATCAAATCAAGGGAAACCCAAGCAAGCTGACATTCTATGACCTGGAAGAAAATGAAAGATTGGCTCTTCTCATATCAGTAAACACTACCAATGAGCGTCTTCACATAAAGCCAGAGGAATTGAAGATACGCTCAACAGTTCCAGAATTGGATATTCTAGCAGAAGTTCTAGGGATTGAAGTAACCAAGGAACCTCAAGACTCCAATTATATAAGGATCTCATATGCAGATTATGATGACGAGAGCAATTTTGCAATTTTATATTTCATTAACAAGAAAGGAGAACAGATTGATTTTAGAATCAATGTCAAAAAGATTGTAGAGCCTTAA
- a CDS encoding KEOPS complex subunit Pcc1 — translation MWGINISEKILESINSDIQVDFKDEKQAKIVYDSILLEFETAPDYRSSMELTLDGNSIKIKIDAEDATSFRASINSAIKWIKLAVEINELVE, via the coding sequence CTGTGGGGAATAAATATTAGCGAAAAAATATTAGAATCTATCAATAGTGACATCCAAGTTGATTTCAAGGATGAAAAGCAGGCTAAAATAGTCTATGACTCAATTCTCCTTGAATTTGAAACAGCTCCAGACTATCGCTCTTCAATGGAGCTCACTCTAGATGGAAATTCAATAAAAATCAAAATAGATGCCGAGGACGCCACTTCCTTTAGGGCATCAATCAATTCAGCAATCAAATGGATAAAGCTGGCTGTAGAGATTAACGAATTGGTAGAATAG
- a CDS encoding DUF3194 domain-containing protein — MEAKLKKLTQEDIDDISDFFAGVIDKKIASSVKSQKEILAMDIDIEVAYNDENEELMVDVDVDITTDELSNLSDEKVNQLIEDSYVELDEYINDNYRK; from the coding sequence ATGGAAGCAAAATTAAAAAAATTAACTCAAGAGGATATCGACGACATATCTGACTTTTTTGCAGGAGTCATTGATAAGAAAATCGCATCTTCTGTAAAGTCTCAAAAAGAGATTCTTGCTATGGATATTGATATAGAAGTAGCATACAATGATGAAAATGAGGAACTGATGGTAGATGTAGATGTTGATATAACTACAGATGAACTGTCCAACTTATCAGATGAAAAAGTCAATCAATTAATCGAGGACTCTTATGTGGAACTTGATGAATACATTAACGACAATTATAGGAAATGA